In a genomic window of Candidatus Delongbacteria bacterium:
- a CDS encoding dynamin family protein yields MKDAIEKDIIPKLDEISKFVNFNRKKIKEEVRFSLLKLGDDIGELQSNKDFLEVENNNLNSNNMLQNDKLVKANLEIERLLILQTEQKEIIEEQTQNNLRLEKENASLLLIKEKFDLISSLLSTKPFENIDWYKFKELLHQDFFKFANEEDSLANEAEAVLLLQAIEKELEILINFSAIYNKNIIALGGGFSSGKSAFINSFFFSSDIKLPIGIKPVTAIPTYVVYDDKNEIRGYQKEGGSISIDPHFYKGLSHDFVKSFNFNLKSIMPFMTIGTPLGLEREVYKAFRGIKVYTKFSHVWAWDDNGNNYFTCDYPGIKMKKDSEGWYSFYFEDRKEINCRFSKNGKTETSDFHFRTEGEYYFDKESFIQKEQEKERKLYPLDKLCFIDTPGYNPAVTEGYTKEDINTAKEYLEQSHSLLWIIGLDTNGTFPSSDLKFLEGLNLTNKKLFIICNKSDVRPLSDVKNVLDDIAETLEDYDISYEGISAFSSNKKKEYFFIKKSIFQFLEEENSHSIQIKEEILERVNAVLDLYKDAITQNISEIKESSVHIKSLELDLMQAFSYDEKNQKIEERLQRMKMMFSSKKQEGHLKQLKKLRKEFEICIRNIFGTLF; encoded by the coding sequence ATGAAAGATGCTATAGAAAAAGATATTATTCCAAAACTAGATGAGATATCTAAGTTCGTTAACTTTAATAGAAAAAAGATAAAAGAAGAGGTTCGGTTTTCATTATTAAAATTAGGTGATGATATAGGTGAATTGCAGTCAAACAAAGATTTCCTTGAAGTTGAAAACAATAACCTTAACTCTAATAATATGCTTCAAAATGATAAATTGGTTAAAGCAAATTTAGAAATTGAAAGATTGTTAATCCTACAAACTGAACAAAAAGAGATAATTGAAGAACAGACTCAGAATAACTTACGCTTAGAAAAGGAAAATGCCTCATTACTTCTAATCAAGGAAAAATTTGATTTAATTAGTTCTTTATTGTCTACAAAACCATTCGAAAATATTGATTGGTATAAATTTAAAGAATTGCTTCATCAGGATTTTTTTAAATTCGCAAATGAAGAGGATTCTTTAGCAAATGAGGCTGAAGCAGTTTTACTATTACAAGCTATTGAAAAAGAGCTTGAAATCCTTATAAATTTTTCTGCAATTTACAATAAGAATATAATTGCATTGGGAGGCGGTTTTAGCAGTGGTAAATCAGCATTTATCAATAGCTTCTTTTTTTCATCAGATATTAAGCTGCCTATTGGAATAAAGCCTGTTACAGCAATTCCAACTTATGTTGTTTATGATGATAAAAATGAGATAAGAGGTTACCAAAAAGAAGGTGGGAGTATATCTATTGACCCACATTTTTATAAAGGATTATCCCATGATTTCGTAAAATCATTCAACTTTAACTTGAAATCAATTATGCCGTTTATGACAATTGGAACTCCTCTAGGATTAGAAAGAGAAGTTTATAAAGCGTTCCGTGGAATAAAAGTTTACACAAAGTTTTCTCATGTTTGGGCATGGGATGATAATGGGAATAATTATTTTACCTGTGATTATCCTGGAATTAAGATGAAAAAAGATTCTGAAGGATGGTACTCTTTTTATTTTGAAGATAGAAAAGAAATAAACTGTAGATTTAGTAAAAATGGAAAAACAGAAACTAGTGATTTTCACTTCAGGACAGAAGGTGAATATTACTTTGATAAGGAAAGTTTCATACAAAAGGAGCAGGAAAAAGAGAGAAAATTATATCCTCTTGATAAACTTTGTTTTATAGATACTCCTGGATATAATCCAGCTGTAACAGAAGGTTATACAAAAGAAGATATAAATACTGCCAAAGAATATTTAGAGCAGTCTCATTCTCTTTTGTGGATAATAGGACTAGATACAAATGGAACCTTTCCCTCTTCTGATTTGAAATTTCTGGAAGGTTTAAATTTAACAAATAAGAAGCTTTTTATAATTTGTAATAAATCAGACGTAAGACCTCTTTCAGATGTTAAAAATGTATTAGATGACATTGCTGAAACACTTGAAGATTATGACATTAGTTATGAAGGCATAAGTGCATTTAGCTCAAACAAAAAAAAAGAATACTTTTTTATCAAAAAATCAATATTTCAATTTTTGGAAGAGGAGAATAGTCATTCAATTCAAATAAAGGAAGAAATTCTTGAAAGAGTTAATGCTGTTTTGGATTTGTATAAAGATGCTATTACTCAAAATATTTCTGAAATTAAAGAGTCGTCTGTTCATATTAAGTCATTAGAGCTTGATTTAATGCAAGCTTTTTCTTACGATGAAAAAAATCAAAAGATTGAAGAAAGATTGCAACGAATGAAAATGATGTTTAGTTCAAAGAAACAAGAGGGTCATTTAAAACAATTAAAGAAATTGCGAAAAGAGTTCGAAATCTGTATTAGAAATATTTTTGGCACACTTTTTTAA
- the arsB gene encoding ACR3 family arsenite efflux transporter: MDKTAGISFFERYLSLWVFLCIVAGVALGLLFPIIPETLEKFEYYNVSIPIAILIWMMIFPMMLKIDFTSIKRSFTQPKGLSITLVTNWLIKPFTMYLIALIFFKYIFGSLISVDLANEYIAGAVLLGAAPCTAMVFVWSHLTKGDAAYTLVQVAINDLIILVAFTPIVAFLLGLSDIVIPYDTLFLSVVLFVVIPFSAGYFVRNYIVKTKNEDYLNNIFIPKFGNITISGLLLTLVIIFSFQGEIIINNPLNIVLIAVPLIIQTVIIFFFAYYWAKLWKVPHCVAAPAGMIGASNFFELAVAVAISLFGLKSGATLATVVGVLVEVPVMLSLVKYANKTRYKFLEK, encoded by the coding sequence ATGGATAAAACAGCAGGAATTAGTTTCTTTGAAAGATATCTTTCTTTATGGGTTTTCCTTTGTATAGTTGCTGGTGTAGCTTTAGGATTACTATTTCCAATCATACCTGAGACTTTAGAAAAATTCGAGTATTATAATGTATCAATACCAATAGCAATCTTAATCTGGATGATGATTTTTCCAATGATGCTAAAAATTGACTTTACAAGTATCAAAAGAAGTTTTACTCAACCAAAAGGTTTATCTATCACTTTAGTTACAAATTGGCTTATTAAACCTTTCACAATGTATCTAATAGCTCTAATATTTTTTAAATACATTTTTGGAAGCCTCATAAGTGTTGATTTAGCCAACGAATATATAGCTGGAGCTGTACTTCTTGGAGCTGCCCCTTGTACAGCAATGGTTTTTGTGTGGAGTCATCTAACAAAAGGAGATGCTGCCTACACACTCGTACAAGTTGCGATTAATGACCTTATAATACTTGTGGCATTTACTCCAATTGTAGCTTTTTTGCTTGGATTGAGTGATATAGTAATTCCTTACGATACTTTATTTTTATCGGTTGTTCTCTTCGTAGTAATCCCTTTTTCAGCAGGATATTTCGTTAGAAACTACATAGTAAAAACCAAAAATGAAGATTATTTAAACAATATATTCATCCCAAAATTTGGGAACATAACAATAAGCGGATTATTGCTAACCCTTGTTATCATCTTTTCTTTTCAAGGAGAGATTATTATAAACAATCCATTAAACATTGTTCTCATTGCCGTTCCTTTAATTATTCAGACAGTTATAATTTTTTTCTTCGCTTATTACTGGGCGAAGCTGTGGAAAGTTCCACATTGTGTTGCAGCTCCAGCCGGAATGATTGGTGCAAGTAACTTTTTTGAGTTGGCAGTAGCAGTGGCTATTTCACTTTTTGGGTTAAAATCTGGAGCAACTTTGGCAACAGTTGTAGGTGTACTTGTGGAAGTACCTGTAATGCTTTCACTAGTTAAATACGCTAATAAAACTAGATATAAATTTTTGGAGAAATAA
- a CDS encoding cytochrome C biogenesis protein has product MTEIFDLIYNLLYENTFLILLGSFLWGIGSVIFSPCHLASFPLIVGFITKEKRRSIKRSFFLSLLFSLGIFISLLIIGFVTIAAGRIAGDLGIFPQIVVGLILILTGLYFMNLIPLNWNNLPIDKLKLNSNFSIFIFGLLLGIGLGPCTFAFMAPVLGIIFEYADRLPLVIGIIASFSIGHCLGVVLGGTLSELVIKYMNWTSANKLVSYIRFTCGVLVIFGGVYMIIKDYLN; this is encoded by the coding sequence ATGACTGAAATATTTGATCTTATATACAATCTCCTTTATGAAAATACATTTCTCATTTTATTGGGAAGTTTCCTTTGGGGGATTGGAAGTGTTATTTTTAGTCCATGTCATTTAGCAAGTTTTCCTCTAATTGTAGGATTCATCACAAAAGAGAAAAGGAGAAGTATAAAGCGATCTTTTTTCTTATCACTTTTGTTTTCTCTAGGAATATTTATATCTCTTTTAATAATCGGATTTGTTACTATCGCTGCCGGTAGAATTGCTGGCGATTTAGGTATATTCCCTCAAATTGTAGTTGGTTTAATACTGATACTTACTGGGCTTTATTTTATGAATCTTATTCCTCTTAACTGGAATAATCTACCGATTGATAAGCTGAAGTTAAACAGTAATTTTTCAATATTCATATTTGGTTTATTATTAGGAATAGGACTTGGACCTTGTACATTTGCCTTCATGGCTCCAGTCTTGGGTATAATATTCGAATATGCTGACAGATTACCTCTTGTTATTGGAATAATAGCTTCCTTCTCAATTGGACATTGTCTAGGTGTAGTCCTTGGCGGAACATTATCAGAATTAGTTATAAAATATATGAATTGGACTAGTGCTAATAAACTCGTTTCATATATAAGATTTACCTGTGGAGTTTTGGTAATATTTGGAGGAGTTTATATGATAATTAAAGATTATCTAAATTAA
- a CDS encoding arsenate reductase ArsC: MEKLRVLFVCIHNSARSQMGEAFLNEIAGDRFHAESAGLEAGKLNPRVVKAMAEIGYDLSQNKTNSVFDYLKEERKYDYVITVCDGASGERCPIFPGKSKRIHMEFRDPSSLTGSDEEKMIEIRKIRDEIKDFVTEWVKVV; encoded by the coding sequence ATGGAAAAGTTAAGAGTATTATTTGTTTGTATACACAATTCTGCAAGAAGTCAAATGGGTGAAGCTTTTTTAAATGAAATAGCAGGTGACAGATTTCATGCTGAAAGTGCTGGACTGGAAGCTGGGAAATTGAATCCTCGTGTAGTTAAAGCTATGGCTGAGATTGGGTATGATTTAAGCCAAAACAAAACTAATTCTGTTTTCGATTATCTAAAGGAAGAAAGAAAATATGATTATGTGATTACAGTTTGTGATGGAGCATCTGGTGAAAGATGTCCTATTTTTCCAGGAAAGAGTAAGAGAATCCACATGGAATTTAGAGATCCGTCAAGCTTAACTGGTAGCGATGAAGAGAAGATGATCGAGATCAGGAAAATTAGAGATGAGATCAAGGATTTTGTGACTGAGTGGGTGAAGGTAGTGTAG